The Pecten maximus chromosome 14, xPecMax1.1, whole genome shotgun sequence genome includes a region encoding these proteins:
- the LOC117342752 gene encoding orcokinin peptides type A-like yields MKQLASIIVMLAAVRLAWCQHSFTDIEDDGVGRGKRGIDRVGSGLIKRTFGDDTKRAVDSLGSGLFKRGDSVIDKLRPTVEFLILQSLMEQNGHQQQEKRMLDKVGMGLIKKRLLDRVGMGLIKRPLDHLGTGLIKRQLDRVGMGLIKRIPDYINPIKVIGTPKRSIDRLGAGLIKRFDDESAPEKRMLDRMGSGLIKRADDMDDGHIDDKRLIDNLGSGLIKRLSEDENRNNKRMLDRMGSGLIKRLTDDDSKEEKRMLDRMGSGLIKRFNNNENNEMDKRYLDRMGSGLIKRMNDDDVGMNKRYIDRMGSGLIKRSDTK; encoded by the coding sequence TTTCACCGATATAGAGGACGATGGTGTTGGTAGAGGGAAACGCGGTATAGACAGAGTCGGCAGCGGTCTGATAAAGCGGACGTTTGGTGACGACACCAAGCGTGCAGTGGACAGCCTAGGAAGTGGGTTGTTTAAACGCGGGGATAGTGTCATAGACAAGCTGCGCCCAACAGTCGAGTTTCTCATTTTACAGTCTCTAATGGAACAAAATGGACACCAGCAACAGGAAAAACGGATGTTGGATAAAGTCGGGATGGGATTGATAAAGAAACGTCTTCTTGATCGAGTAGGAATGGGTCTGATTAAACGGCCTTTAGACCATTTGGGTACGGGTCTTATTAAGCGACAACTAGATCGAGTAGGAATGGGATTAATCAAACGAATTCCAGATTACATAAACCCTATAAAAGTGATTGGAACTCCAAAACGAAGCATAGATCGACTTGGTGCCGGATTGATAAAACGCTTCGACGACGAAAGTGCACCAGAAAAGAGAATGCTTGACAGAATGGGATCAGGCTTAATCAAGCGTGCTGATGACATGGACGATGGACATATTGACGATAAACGTCTCATAGATAATTTGGGATCAGGTTTGATCAAACGTCTGAGTGAAGACGAAAATAGAAACAACAAGCGAATGTTGGACAGAATGGGATCTGGATTGATCAAACGTCTTACTGACGATGACTCAAAGGAAGAGAAGCGAATGCTCGATAGAATGGGCTCAGGTCTAATCAAGCGTTTCAATAACAACGAAAACAATGAAATGGACAAACGTTACCTAGATAGAATGGGATCCGGATTAATAAAGCGCATGAATGACGATGACGTAGGAATGAATAAGCGTTATATCGATAGGATGGGATCTGGTCTAATCAAACGATCTGATACCAAATGA